GATGTTATCAAGAAACGTTGCCTTGAAGCAGCAAAACCCATCTATGAGCCGAAAGTCCGTGATTTCCTGATGAACGTCCGTAACTCTAACGACCAGACCATTGATCCAGCATTGGATCATCTGACATACGCAGGTTTTGAAACCGACGTGGCGGAGACCAAAGCTAAGGTTCGTGAGACCCTGAAAGAGTTTATTGAGACCAATAAAGACGAGATAACAGCTCTCAACATCATATATCATCAGGACTATCGAAACCGCCACATTACCGAAGCAATGATACATGAGCTTTACGACAAGATGCAACGTTACAACAATATGCTCAATGGTAGTTTGATATTCTCGGCATACTCAGATATGACCCGCAAGAAAACTGTTCTTAAGGAACTGGTTGACATCATTCAGATTATCAAGTATGAGTGGGGACAGATACCAGAGATATACCCCTTTGCAGATATGGTGAAAAAACGCTACAAGGAATGGATCTTCGAGCGTAATGCCAACAAGGGAGGTGTCCGTGGTGCAGGAACAGCCCCGTTTACAGAAGAACAGATGAAGTGGCTGGAAATGATACGCGACTATATTGCCATCAATGCCAGTTTCCACGTTGATGCTCTAAAGAGCGGTGAGTTTAACAAGCTCGGAGGAACGGCAAAATACTACAGCCTCTTTGGTAGTCAGTGGAAAGACATCATCATTGAGTTAAACCAGAAATTAGTAGCATAAGACCCAAATGGCAGATTCTACAATAAGCAACAAAGTATGGAATATCGCTGGCATTCTGTTTGATGGCGGCGTTTCAAATAGTGACTACTTGGAGCAGATAACCTATCTTCTTTTCCTCAAAATGGTTGACGAGGACATGAAGATGCCCGAAGAACTCCGGTGGAACAACTGGCGCAATCTGGAACTTCCTACCGATTGTGACTGGTCACTGCTCATGTCGAAGTCAGGCGAGGAACTGAAGGAACACTATGGAAAGATTCTCTCCCTTCTCTCTAAGAAAACAGGTATGATTGGCGAGATTTACCGTGGCGCACAGAATAAGATACAAACTCCAGAACATCTGCGTAAGGTTATCCAGATGATTGACGGCACACAATGGAACTCCCTGAGTGAAGACGTGAAAGGCGACATCTATGAAAGCCTGTTGGAACGTATTGCTCAGGACACTAAGTCTGGTGCAGGGCAGTATTTCACCCCTCGTGCCCTGATTAAGACCATTGTAAAATGCGTCAATCCCGAACTTGGAAAGGTCATCGTAGACCCATGCTGCGGTTCTGGAGGTTTCTTACTTGCTGCTAAAGATTTTTTGCAAGGAAAATACACAACGATGACAGGCAAGCAGACCGATGACTTGAAACTGCATACTTTTTATGGAACCGAGATTGTTCCTAACACCTATCGACTCTGTCTGATGAACTTGCTGTTGCATGGTATCGGTGAGTTTGGCGGTGTGCCTCCCATCAAGTGTGCAGATTCGCTTGCTTCTGCTCCTGGTGACAATGATCTTTGTGAATATGTGATGACCAATCCTCCTTTCGGAAAGAAGTCATCAACGACGATTGAGGTACAGGAAGAGGATAAGGAAACTGGTGAAATGGTCACAAAGCTCAAAAAAGCACAAGACAATTATGTAAGGGCAGACTTTATAGCTACCACGTCCAATAAACAATTGAACTTCTTACAACACATCAAATCGCTGCTGAAAGTTGGTGGAACAGCTGCCGTCGTGCTTCCTGATAACGTACTGTTTGAAGGTGGTGCAGGTGAAACTATCCGCAAGAACCTGTTAAAGACTTGCGACCTGCATACAATTCTCCGTCTGCCTACAGGATTGTTCTATGCCCAGGGTGTAAAGGCTAATGTGCTATTCTTTGAGAAGAAACCCACCTCAGAGAATGCCCAGACTAAAGAGGTCTGGATTTACGACTATCGTACCAATGTCAAGCATACGCTGAAACAAAATCCTTTGCGCGAGACTGACCTTCAGGATTTTGTGGATTGCTATCGTCCCGATGACCGTCACCATCGTCAGGAAACCTATCATGCAGAGAGCAATCCAGATGGTCGTTGGCGTAAGTTCACATACGACGAGGTGCTGGGACGTGACAAGACCAGTCTTGATATTACTTGGATAAAACAAGGTGAAGAGAGCGAAGATCTCTCGTTGCCAGAGCTTATCAGTATCATCAAAGAGAAAAGCAACAACATCACTGAGGCTGTTGCAGAACTGGAGAAACTTCTTGAAAATCT
This region of Prevotella sp. E13-27 genomic DNA includes:
- a CDS encoding class I SAM-dependent DNA methyltransferase, giving the protein MADSTISNKVWNIAGILFDGGVSNSDYLEQITYLLFLKMVDEDMKMPEELRWNNWRNLELPTDCDWSLLMSKSGEELKEHYGKILSLLSKKTGMIGEIYRGAQNKIQTPEHLRKVIQMIDGTQWNSLSEDVKGDIYESLLERIAQDTKSGAGQYFTPRALIKTIVKCVNPELGKVIVDPCCGSGGFLLAAKDFLQGKYTTMTGKQTDDLKLHTFYGTEIVPNTYRLCLMNLLLHGIGEFGGVPPIKCADSLASAPGDNDLCEYVMTNPPFGKKSSTTIEVQEEDKETGEMVTKLKKAQDNYVRADFIATTSNKQLNFLQHIKSLLKVGGTAAVVLPDNVLFEGGAGETIRKNLLKTCDLHTILRLPTGLFYAQGVKANVLFFEKKPTSENAQTKEVWIYDYRTNVKHTLKQNPLRETDLQDFVDCYRPDDRHHRQETYHAESNPDGRWRKFTYDEVLGRDKTSLDITWIKQGEESEDLSLPELISIIKEKSNNITEAVAELEKLLENLES